The nucleotide sequence GGATTGTTTTTCTGAGCAGATACAGGATTAGCATAGAAAACTGTGGATAGGAATATTATAAAACAAACTCTTACGATTGTTTTATAGCGGACATTATATTTAAAACGACTTTTCATACGCTAAAATTAAGATAATAGTAACCGGACGTAATATACAATAAATAACAATACAGGCTTAAATATTTCTCACCATTATAAAATCATTCATAAAATAATTATTTCCGATACTATGGTCTCTGGTACTTTCAATTACAAATCCTATATGTTTATAGAATTCAACAGCCGGATTAAACCTATTTACATAAAGTTCAATTTTGGATGCCTCCGGAAATGTTTTTTTTATATAAGCAATACCTTGTTCTATCATAAATCGGCCAATTCCTTTTCCCTGAACATCAGGAATGGCATATATCTTTTGAAAATTAAATAAATGCTCATCCTTTTTTTCTATCGAGCAATAAGCACAAGGCTTGCTGTCGTTTTCTACGATAAAGAAAGTGTGACGAAGTTCTGTCATCTGTTTTTGGATGTTTTCAATCGAATACATCATTTGAAACATATAGTTTAACTGATCTTTAGACAGAATATTTTTATAGGTGTTTTCCCATGTTTGCGAAGCCAAAGTTTGTATTAGCAAACAGTCTGAAATAGTAGCTAATCTAAAAGTTAACATATCGTATACTTGTTGTTTTGATGCACAAAGTTACTAAAATATGATCAGAATAGAATTGAATTATCATTGCTTATTCATTACAAATCTGATGTTTTTTTGATAAACAGACGGGTTGATAGCTCAACCCGAAAGACAAATACTAAATACAAAAAACAATTACTGGATTATATTTTATCTTAAAAAACAAATTGTGATACCTATTTAGCTGAAATTGAGTGATTTGAATGCATTTTAATTGATATAAATAAAAAAATGTAAACAATTGATCTCTTTTTTAGGTCTTTTCACATTAAATTAATGTGTAATTCAAGGAAAAGAATAACTTTGTGGGCGTCTAAACATGAAAAATTACATATAAACTATATAAGGAAATGGATACAAAGATTCAGGAACTGACCGATAAAATCTACAAAGAAGGAGTAGAAAAAGGTAATGAAGAAGCATCTCGGATTATTGCTGAGGCGGTAGAGAAACAGAATTCCATACTTAACAGTGCACAAGCCGAAGCTCAGCAAATTATTGCCTCTGCAGAAAAGCAGGCTTCCGAATTAAAAAAGAATACTGAAGCAGAATTAAAACTATTTGCTACGCAATATGTTGAAGCACTAAAAAGTGAAATAGCCAATCTTATTAATGGAAAAATAGCTACTTCGAACGTAAAAGCTATTGTTTCCGATAAAGAGTTTATGCAAAAAATTATGCTCGAAATGGCTAAAGAATGGGTGAAGAAGGAAGCCCTGACTATTCAAACTTCAGATGCTGAATCTTTAATCAATTATTTTGAATCGAATGCAAAAGCGTTGTTGAATAACGGTGTAAAAATTGAACAAATAAATGGCAAAGATGCCTCCTTCGTTATTCTTCCTGCAGATGGTTCTTATAAAGTATCTTTTGGCGAAGCCGAATTTGTAGCCTACTTTAAAGAATTTTTACGTCCGGCGCTTGTTGAAATGCTGTTCTGATATGAGTAAATATTATGCATTAATCGCGGGGCTACCTAATATCTCTTTGGATGATAGTAAAATTACCTATTCTATTTTATCATTCAGAGAAGAATTGGATTCCATACTTACAAGCAGCGATAAAAAGCTAGTTGACCTCTTTTTCAATAAGTTTGATAATAGAAACCTGAAAAGTTACTTTGCATTTCATGATCTTGATCCCGACCCCCGCGGACGGATTTCTTATGAGGCATTTCATGATCTGATTCAAACTATTCAAGAGGGTGAGATCCCTAAAAAAAACAAGCAGATTCCCCCTTATTTTGCAGAATTCCTTTCTTTATATCTTTGCAAACAAGAAAGTAAGGAAATAATTTCGTGGGAAGACCGGTTGGCTTCATTGTATTATGCTTATGCAATGAAGAGCAGCAATAAAATTGTATCTCAATGGTTCGAACTGAATCTCAATATTAATAATATTCTTGCGGCAATTACTTGTCGCAAGTTTGGTTGGGACAAAGATTCCTATATCGTAGGAAACAATATCGTGGCCGAGAGTATACGAAAATCCAATGCCCGGGACTTTGGTTTAAGTGATGAGGTGGATTATTTGCCAGATTTGATTCGCATAGCCGAAGAAACCGATTTGATGATGAGGGAAAAGAAGATAGATGTGTTGAAATGGAACTGGCTTGAGGAAAAAGTTTTTTTAATCCCATTTGATATCGAGAGTGTGTTCGCCTACCTTCTTAAACTCGAAATGATAGAGCGGTGGGTTACGCTTGATAAGAACGCAGGAGAAAACACATTCCGTTCGCTTGTTAAAGGTATGAAAAAAGGAAGTGTGAGTGCATTGGAAGAATTTAAAAGAAATAATAATAAATAGTTATGGCTACGAAAGGAATTGTAAAGGGAATCGTATCCAACCTCGTAACGCTCGAAGTGGATGGGCCGGTTTCTCAGAATGAAATCTGTTACATTTCCGTTGGAGGCGTAAAGCTGATGTCGGAAGTAATTAAGGTTATAGGTAAAAATGCATTTGTTCAGGTATTTGAAAGTACACGAGGTATGCGTGTAGGTGATGAAGCTGTTTTCGAGCACCATATGCTGGAAGTTACGCTTGGTCCGGGAATGCTTTCACGTAACTACGACGGATTGCAGAACGACCTGGATAAGATGGAGGGTGTATTCCTTAAACGTGGAGATTATACCTATGCATTGAATAGTGATAAACTGTGGGACTTTAAGCCATTGGCTACTGTGGGCGACAAAGTTGAAGCCGGAAGCTGGTTAGGCGAAGTCGACGAAAATTTACAACCTCATAAAATAATGGTGCCTTTTGTTCTGGAAGGTACTTATACCGTTAAATCCATTGTTGGCGCCGGCAAATACAAAATAGATAACCAGATTGCTGTTATCACAGATGCCGATGGTAAGGATACAGTGGTTACAATGATCCAGAAGTGGCCTGTTAAAAAGGCGCTTACCTGTTACAAGTTAAAGCCGCGTCCGTATAAGTTGCTCGAAACTGGAGTACGTATCATCGACTCTGTCAATCCAATTGTAGAAGGAGGTACAGGCTTTATCCCTGGTCCGTTCGGTACGGGAAAAACAGTGCTTCAGCATGCTATTTCGAAACAAGCAGAAGCAGATATTGTAATTATTGCCGCCTGTGGCGAACGCGCCAATGAAGTTGTTGAGATATTTGCCGAGTTCCCTCATTTGATCGACCCTCATACAGGACGTAAACTGATGGAACGTACCATAATTATAGCCAACACGTCCAATATGCCGGTGGCAGCCCGCGAGGCGTCTGTTTATACTGCCATGACTATTGCCGAATATTACCGTAGCATGGGATTGAAGGTTTTACTGATGGCAGACTCAACTTCCCGTTGGGCTCAGGCATTGCGTGAAATGTCTAACCGTCTGGAAGAACTTCCCGGACCGGATGCTTTCCCTATGGACTTGTCCGCCATTGTGGCCAACTTCTATGCACGTGCAGGCTATGTTGAGCTGAATAACGGAGCAACAGGTTCGGTTACGTTTATTGGGACAGTGTCTCCGGCAGGTGGTAACCTAAAGGAACCGGTAACAGAAAATACCAAAAAAGTTGCCCGTTGTTTTTATGCGCTCGAACAAGAACGTGCCGACCGCAAACGTTATCCGGCGGTAAACCCAATAGATAGCTATTCAAAGTATCTGGAGTATCCCGAATTTCAGGAATATATTGCCAAACATATTTCACCTAACTGGATAGAAAAAGTTGATGAAATCAAGACGCGTATGTTACGTGGCAAAGAGATTGCCGAACAGATTAATATCCTTGGCGACGACGGTGTGCCTGTAGAATATCACATTACGTTCTGGAAATCGGAGTTAATTGACTTTGTAATTTTACAACAAGACGCTTTTGATGCTGTGGATGCGGTAACTCCGCTTAATCGTCAGGAGTTTATGATGGACAGAGTGATAAAGATTTGTCGTTCCGATTTTAGATTTGACGGATTCTCTGAAGTTATGGACTATTTCAAGAAACTGATCAATGTGTTCAAGCAAATGAACTATGCTGAATACGAGAGCGAAAACTTCAAGAAATTCAACGATCAATTGGATGAGACTCTTTTAGAGCGAATTGTAAATAAATAAAGTTATGGCAACAAAAGCATTTCAGAAAATATATACGAAAATCACCCAAATTACAAAGGCCACATGTTCGCTTAAGGCTGCTGGAATTGGGTATGATGAGCTGGCTTCTGTAGATGGAAAGCTCGCTCAGGTAGTGAAAATTATTGGCGACGAAGTAACGCTTCAGGTTTTTTCGGGAACAGAAGGTATCCGAACAAATGCCGAGGTTGTTTTTATGGGCAAAGCGCCTTCGCTGAAGGTGGGAGACCAGCTTGCCGGTCGTTTCTTTAACGCTTACGGAGACCCAATTGACGGAGGTCCTGTTCCGGAAGGAAAAGATGTTGAGATTGGCGGACCTTCCGTAAATCCGGTGCGTCGTAAACAACCATCCGAACTTATTGCTACAGGTATTGCCGGTATCGACCTGAACAATACACTGGTAACCGGACAGAAAATTCCTTTCTTCGCCGATCCTGACCAACCTTTCAATCAGGTTATGGCTATGGTGGCCTTACGGGCGCAATCAGACAAGATTATTCTTGGAGGTATGGGTATGACCAACGACGACTACCTGTTCTTTAAAAATACATTTAGCAATGCAGGTGCGTTGGACCGTATCGTGAGTTTTATTAATACCACCGAAGATCCTTCGGTGGAACGTATTCTTATTCCGGATATGGCCCTGTGTGCCGCAGAGTATTTTGCGGTAGAAAAGAATGAAAAGGTGTTGGTACTGCTTACCGACATGACCAACTATGCGGATGCTTTGGCCATTGTGTCGAACCGTATGGATCAGATTCCATCCAAAGACTCTATGCCGGGATCTTTGTATTCGGACCTTGCCAAGATTTACGAAAAGGCCGTGCAGTTCCCTGCCGGAGGCTCCATTACCATTATCGCGGTAACTACCTTATCTGGTGGAGATATCACTCATGCCGTACCTGATAATACCGGATATATCACAGAAGGGCAGCTATATCTTCGTCGCGACAGCGATGTTGGTAAAGTAATTGTTGACCCGTTCCGTAGTTTGTCTCGTCTTAAGCAGTTGGTTATAGGGACTAAAACCCGCGAAGATCATCCGCAGGTAATGAACGCCGCTGTTCGTTTGTATGCGGATGCTGCCAATGCAAAGACAAAACTTGAAAATGGATTCGACCTTACCGATTATGATATCAGGACGCTTAATTATGCGAAAGATTATTCGAAAAAGCTGTTGGCAATCGACGTAAATCTGGATACTACAGAAATGCTTGATGTTACCTGGGGATTGTTTTCCAAACATTTCAAGCCTGCTGAAGTAAATATTAAGCAAGTGCTTGTTGATCAATACTGGAAAATTAAAGAATAAACTATGGCTATAAAGTTTCAATATAACAAAACTTCGCAGCAGCTACTTGAGAAACAACTCAAAGTACGCGAACGTTCCCTTCCTACTATTAAAAGTAAGGAGAGTGCTTTGCGTCTTGAAGTGAAGCGCACAAAAGACGAAGTAAGATCATTGGAACTTCAGCTTGAAGAAGAGATTCGTAGTTACGAAAATATGGTTGCTCTTTGGAATGAATTTAAACCATCTCTTATTAAAATAAAGGATGTAACTCTTTCCACTAGAAAAATAGCCGGTGTACTTGTTCCTGTTTTGAATGAAATTGAGTTTGAGATAGAACAGTACAGTCTTTTTAATTCCCCCGCGTGGTTTACAGATGGTATCGAGCTGCTAAAGATCTTGGCTCGTACAGGCATCGAAGCCGAGTTTTCGGGAATGAAGCTGGAGTTGTTGGAACATGCCAGGAAGAAGACTACTCAAAAAGTGAACCTTTTTGAAAAAGTTCAGATTCCCGGATACAAAGATGCGATTCGTAAAGTGAAACGATTTATGGAAGACGAAGAAAGTCTTTCCAAGTCGTCGCAGAAAATCATGAGATCTAATCTGGAGAAACGTAACGTCAAAGAAGAGGAGGATGTGGCATGATTGTAAAGATGAGTAAATACGCCTTTATGGTTTATCATAAAGAGTACGATTCGTTCTTATCCACGTTACGTGATTCGGGAGTTGTTCATGTTCAGGAATCGAAATCGATTGCCGACAATAAAGAATTGCAATCGGTTCTTTTACAGAGAAAACGGATTGATGAGACAAAGAGATACTTTAAGTCGTTGGTGGCTGATGATAAGGACGCCGTTTTTGCGCCTGCACACGAAGCAACGGATAAAGATTGTATGTATTTGCTTCAAAAAATTGATGAATGGAAAGAAAAGAAAGCCATCTTGGAATCCAGTAAGCTAACTCTTGAAAAAGACATTGCTTACATGGAAATATGGGGCGAATTTACCTATTCCAATATCAATAAATTAAAAAGAGCAGGATATCAGGTAACATTTTATACATGTCCGGTATCAAAATTTGATGAATCGTGGGTAGAGTTGTATAATGCTACAAAGATAAACACGTACCAGTCTGTTGTGTATTTTTTGACAATAACAAAGGTTGGTACAGTTTTAGAAATTGATGCCGAACGACCCAAAATGCCGGACAGAGGTCTGCCAAAGATTCACGAACGCTACAAACAGCAAATTGTAGATATCAAGAATGCCGAAAATAAGCTGAAACAACTGGCTCTTTCAGAGTATAATACGTTGGATGCACTCGATAAGCGCTTACACAATCAATTCAATTATACGAATGCGATTGAGCAGACCTCTAAAGAAGCCGAAGACAAACTTATGCTCCTTCAAGGTTGGATTCCTCAGGAAAATGAGGCGTTGTTGATTAAGACGCTGGACGAGAAAGGCTTCTACTACCAGAAACTTGAGATAAAAGAAGAAGACAATGTTCCTATTAAGCTGAAAAATAATAGTTTTGCCCGCTTATATGAACCAATCACAAGGTTATTCTCGCTGCCTAACTATAACGAGTTTGACCCTACGCCATTCTTTGCTCCCTTTTTTATGATGTTTTATGGATTCTGTTTTGGTGATGCAGGCTATGGATTGATTATTTTGCTAGCTGCTACTTTCTTTAAGAAAAAGCTAAGTGATGAGACTCGTCCTTTTGCAACATTATTCCAGTTCCTGGGTCTTTCAACCATCATATTCGGAACATTAACAGGGTCTTTCTTTGGTATATCCTTAGGGAACGTAGCCATTTTCAGCTCATTTAAAACTTATTTTCTAAGTTCGGACAATCTGATGACTCTTTCCATTGTGCTGGGATTACTACAAATTGTTTTCGGTAAATGTATAGCTGCCGCCCAGGTTATTTATTTAAAGGGCTGGAAGTACGGAGTTGGACCAATCGGCTGGATTATCGCGATTGTTAGCGCGTTGACTGTTTTTGGAATACCCATGCTGGGAGTTACCTTATCGCCGGTTGTATTAAACATATGCAATGGTATAATGTATGCAAGTATTGCCGTAGCATTGTTGTACAATTCTCCGGGTAAGAATATCTTTATGAATTTTGGATCGGGGTTATGGAATGCATACAACGTGGCTTCCGGGCTATTGGGAGATACCTTGTCGTACATCCGTTTGTTTGCCATAGGTCTTACCGGAGCAATTCTTGGAGGTGTATTTAATGAGCTGGCATTTTCAATGACCGAAGGAATGGGACTTATTCCTCGTTTCTTTAGTGTGCTGATTATATTGCTTATCGGTCATTCAATTAACTTTGGATTGTGCTCGATCAGCTCTCTGGTTCACCCACTTCGTCTTACATTTGTTGAATATTATAAAAATTCCGAGTTTGCGGGAGGAGGTAAAGAATTTAAACCTTTCAAACTCGAGAAATAATAAACCATTTAAGATATTAGAAATTTAATAAAACAAAAAATAATAATTTAAAAACTATTTAATTATGGAACCAATTTTATTAGCGTATATTGGAGTTGCATTAATGGTCGGATTTACCGGACTCGGTAGCGTGTATGGTGTAACTATCTGTGGAAACGCGGTAGTAGGAGCAATGAAGAAAAATCCAGACCAATTAGGTACTTATATTGCTTTAAGTGCATTGCCAAGTTCGCAGGGACTTTATGGTTTTGTTGGTTACTTTATGGTTAAAGGATTTCTGGTAAACGAAATTTCGTTATTCGCGTCGATAGCTATTTTGGGTGCAGGAATAATTATGGCAATTGTAGGTTATTTTT is from uncultured Macellibacteroides sp. and encodes:
- a CDS encoding GNAT family N-acetyltransferase codes for the protein MLTFRLATISDCLLIQTLASQTWENTYKNILSKDQLNYMFQMMYSIENIQKQMTELRHTFFIVENDSKPCAYCSIEKKDEHLFNFQKIYAIPDVQGKGIGRFMIEQGIAYIKKTFPEASKIELYVNRFNPAVEFYKHIGFVIESTRDHSIGNNYFMNDFIMVRNI
- a CDS encoding V-type ATP synthase subunit A, with protein sequence MATKGIVKGIVSNLVTLEVDGPVSQNEICYISVGGVKLMSEVIKVIGKNAFVQVFESTRGMRVGDEAVFEHHMLEVTLGPGMLSRNYDGLQNDLDKMEGVFLKRGDYTYALNSDKLWDFKPLATVGDKVEAGSWLGEVDENLQPHKIMVPFVLEGTYTVKSIVGAGKYKIDNQIAVITDADGKDTVVTMIQKWPVKKALTCYKLKPRPYKLLETGVRIIDSVNPIVEGGTGFIPGPFGTGKTVLQHAISKQAEADIVIIAACGERANEVVEIFAEFPHLIDPHTGRKLMERTIIIANTSNMPVAAREASVYTAMTIAEYYRSMGLKVLLMADSTSRWAQALREMSNRLEELPGPDAFPMDLSAIVANFYARAGYVELNNGATGSVTFIGTVSPAGGNLKEPVTENTKKVARCFYALEQERADRKRYPAVNPIDSYSKYLEYPEFQEYIAKHISPNWIEKVDEIKTRMLRGKEIAEQINILGDDGVPVEYHITFWKSELIDFVILQQDAFDAVDAVTPLNRQEFMMDRVIKICRSDFRFDGFSEVMDYFKKLINVFKQMNYAEYESENFKKFNDQLDETLLERIVNK
- a CDS encoding ATPase produces the protein MEPILLAYIGVALMVGFTGLGSVYGVTICGNAVVGAMKKNPDQLGTYIALSALPSSQGLYGFVGYFMVKGFLVNEISLFASIAILGAGIIMAIVGYFSAIRQAQVCANGIVGVAAGHNVFGATMVMAVFPELYAILGLLVLILITGSIPV
- a CDS encoding V-type ATP synthase subunit B, whose amino-acid sequence is MATKAFQKIYTKITQITKATCSLKAAGIGYDELASVDGKLAQVVKIIGDEVTLQVFSGTEGIRTNAEVVFMGKAPSLKVGDQLAGRFFNAYGDPIDGGPVPEGKDVEIGGPSVNPVRRKQPSELIATGIAGIDLNNTLVTGQKIPFFADPDQPFNQVMAMVALRAQSDKIILGGMGMTNDDYLFFKNTFSNAGALDRIVSFINTTEDPSVERILIPDMALCAAEYFAVEKNEKVLVLLTDMTNYADALAIVSNRMDQIPSKDSMPGSLYSDLAKIYEKAVQFPAGGSITIIAVTTLSGGDITHAVPDNTGYITEGQLYLRRDSDVGKVIVDPFRSLSRLKQLVIGTKTREDHPQVMNAAVRLYADAANAKTKLENGFDLTDYDIRTLNYAKDYSKKLLAIDVNLDTTEMLDVTWGLFSKHFKPAEVNIKQVLVDQYWKIKE
- a CDS encoding DUF2764 domain-containing protein, with amino-acid sequence MSKYYALIAGLPNISLDDSKITYSILSFREELDSILTSSDKKLVDLFFNKFDNRNLKSYFAFHDLDPDPRGRISYEAFHDLIQTIQEGEIPKKNKQIPPYFAEFLSLYLCKQESKEIISWEDRLASLYYAYAMKSSNKIVSQWFELNLNINNILAAITCRKFGWDKDSYIVGNNIVAESIRKSNARDFGLSDEVDYLPDLIRIAEETDLMMREKKIDVLKWNWLEEKVFLIPFDIESVFAYLLKLEMIERWVTLDKNAGENTFRSLVKGMKKGSVSALEEFKRNNNK
- a CDS encoding V-type ATPase 116kDa subunit family protein; the protein is MIVKMSKYAFMVYHKEYDSFLSTLRDSGVVHVQESKSIADNKELQSVLLQRKRIDETKRYFKSLVADDKDAVFAPAHEATDKDCMYLLQKIDEWKEKKAILESSKLTLEKDIAYMEIWGEFTYSNINKLKRAGYQVTFYTCPVSKFDESWVELYNATKINTYQSVVYFLTITKVGTVLEIDAERPKMPDRGLPKIHERYKQQIVDIKNAENKLKQLALSEYNTLDALDKRLHNQFNYTNAIEQTSKEAEDKLMLLQGWIPQENEALLIKTLDEKGFYYQKLEIKEEDNVPIKLKNNSFARLYEPITRLFSLPNYNEFDPTPFFAPFFMMFYGFCFGDAGYGLIILLAATFFKKKLSDETRPFATLFQFLGLSTIIFGTLTGSFFGISLGNVAIFSSFKTYFLSSDNLMTLSIVLGLLQIVFGKCIAAAQVIYLKGWKYGVGPIGWIIAIVSALTVFGIPMLGVTLSPVVLNICNGIMYASIAVALLYNSPGKNIFMNFGSGLWNAYNVASGLLGDTLSYIRLFAIGLTGAILGGVFNELAFSMTEGMGLIPRFFSVLIILLIGHSINFGLCSISSLVHPLRLTFVEYYKNSEFAGGGKEFKPFKLEK
- a CDS encoding V-type ATP synthase subunit D; this encodes MAIKFQYNKTSQQLLEKQLKVRERSLPTIKSKESALRLEVKRTKDEVRSLELQLEEEIRSYENMVALWNEFKPSLIKIKDVTLSTRKIAGVLVPVLNEIEFEIEQYSLFNSPAWFTDGIELLKILARTGIEAEFSGMKLELLEHARKKTTQKVNLFEKVQIPGYKDAIRKVKRFMEDEESLSKSSQKIMRSNLEKRNVKEEEDVA